The window AAATACTCATTGGCTGTGGAACCATTAAATTAAGCGGGGAAATCATCGCTTCAATGAAACGAACACTGCATCCATACAGTAGACCCGCCATCCCCGTTAGAAAAAAGGTGCTAATAATATTTTTCCACTTAAAATGATGTAACAGCGTCAGTGAAAATTGCGTGCAGGCAATAAACGCAATGCCTATCAGAAATAATAGGGTGTTTTTTGAATGCCAAGGTAGACCGCTTGCCCAAGAAAATAAATAGCTTCCCATCAGTCCAAAAAGAGCTGATGCGATCAATATTCGCCAATCTCTAGATGGCAGTGCATCAGAAATTATCGGTTTTATTGAACCGCTTGACCCAAGGAATAGATTCGCCTTGAATAAACCATGCCAACATAAATGAGCAACAGCCGCTGGAAACAAGCCTAAACCACATTGAGCAAACATAAATCCCATTTGGCTCGCCGTAGAACAAGCGAGCATACGCTTGATATCATTCTGGATTAACTTCCACAGCGCTCCAATAAGCGCTGTACCCACGCCCAACATAAAAATAATGGTCAATAGTGACGTATGAGGCAAGTAGAGAGGCGCGAAGCGAACCAGAAGAAAGCCTCCGCCATTCACTAGACCTGCATGCATCAGCGCAGATACGGGGGTTGGCGAATTAAGAGAGCTGATTAACCATCGGTGGAACGGCCAAATAGCGGACTGACACATCGCAGAGATCAACATCAGCGATAGCGCCACTAGAGTCAATCGATTATCAGGTTTTACTAAGTTCAGTGCTTGCTGAATAGTCGAGCTTCCCGTTATCCAATATAACAACCAAAATGAAACTGCTAGGCAAATAAATCCAAGAATAAAAAATCGTAATGCATAGAGACCAGCAAAAGCAGATGCAGCCCACTGTTTTTTATGTACCATGAGTCGTACTAGCAATAGATTGCTGAGGCCAAAGGCGAACAACATCAGTAAAAAATGATTCGCAGTGACCATTAATAATAAGCAACTAACAAGGCCGATAAGTAACGCCATAAACAAATAATAATTA is drawn from Gammaproteobacteria bacterium and contains these coding sequences:
- a CDS encoding proton-conducting membrane transporter — encoded protein: MLLASSVFYIDALSGVMIALISFVGLVVSLFSRRYMKGDANYYLFMALLIGLVSCLLLMVTANHFLLMLFAFGLSNLLLVRLMVHKKQWAASAFAGLYALRFFILGFICLAVSFWLLYWITGSSTIQQALNLVKPDNRLTLVALSLMLISAMCQSAIWPFHRWLISSLNSPTPVSALMHAGLVNGGGFLLVRFAPLYLPHTSLLTIIFMLGVGTALIGALWKLIQNDIKRMLACSTASQMGFMFAQCGLGLFPAAVAHLCWHGLFKANLFLGSSGSIKPIISDALPSRDWRILIASALFGLMGSYLFSWASGLPWHSKNTLLFLIGIAFIACTQFSLTLLHHFKWKNIISTFFLTGMAGLLYGCSVRFIEAMISPLNLMVPQPMSIFHIVGFSLLTISWIAMLANDHLPTGNLIKRIKAAFY